The genome window AACTTATGAAATCAATTAAATTAATTCTTAAGATTTTTTTGGGTTCATTAATAGTTCTTTTTGGAATTTACTTTTTTTTGATAAGTGATTACAATAATATGTTTAAAAATGAACGTTTTATAGAGATCGAAAAATCTATAAAAAAATCGAAATCTAAAAAATATGCCGATTTGATTTCAATATATCAAAAAACACATAGCATTGAAAATGTTAACAATCGAATTATAAAGAACCGAAAAGATTGTCCTTGCCTATCAGTCGTCAAAAAATTTGGCTATCCAAAACTGTACGAGAAAAATAGTTCAC of Flavobacterium marginilacus contains these proteins:
- a CDS encoding transglycosylase domain-containing protein, whose translation is MKSIKLILKIFLGSLIVLFGIYFFLISDYNNMFKNERFIEIEKSIKKSKSKKYADLISIYQKTHSIENVNNRIIKNRKDCPCLSVVKKFGYPKLYEKNSSQIRNGINEIIYTNKIEKTFTQENCLTFLFASYDFSCESKGVEQASKYFFNKNIEDLNQSEKINLVLMVDNSALYNPFKNKSLLPKKIEEYKKIINK